CCGCCAGTACGGGTGAACCGTGGTGGGACCAGAGCTTCCAGCCGTCCGGTGTGCGCCGGAACACGTTCGTGGCGACGACGAGCTGGCCGACGAGCGGTCCGAGCGAGCTGCCCTCCTCCGCGGGTCCCCCGCTGAGGATGTTCTCGGTGCAGGTCACCAGGGCGGTGTCCCCTGTCATCGCGACCCCGACGTCGGTCAGGAAGAACTGGATGTACTCGGTGTTGGCCATGATCAGCGCGTAGCTCCGCAGCACCTCGCCGCGGCCCGTGAGGACCGGCCAGCCCGGGTGGACGCAGGAGACGGTGAGGTCCTCGCCGGGCAGCCACAGGTCCGAGAGCCCGTCGAGATCGCCGCGTTCCATCGCCTCGTAGAAGGCGGTGTTCGCCTGCTCGACCGCGGCGATGTCCGCCGCTGCCTCCTCGTGCTCGTCGCGCGCGGCGCTCACGCGGCACCCTCGACGGCCCGGGCGACCCGGACGGCGTCCGCCGTCGGCCGTACCGCGTGCACCCGGACCGCCCAGGCACCCGCGGCGGCGGAGAGGGCGGAGACCGCGGCCGTCGCGGCGTCCCGCTCACGGGCCGGTGGCGGGGCCGCGCCCTCGGCCGCCAGGACGTGGCCGAGGAACCTCTTGCGGGAGGCGGCGACGAGCAGGGGCCTGCCCAGCTCGCGCAGCCGGTCGAGGTGGGCGACGAGCGCGAGGTCCTGGGCGGCGTCCTTGGCGAAGCCGAGCCCCGGATCGATCACCAGTTGCTCGGGCGCGACCCCGCCTTCGATCACGGCCTCCATGCGCTCGCGGAGCTCGGCGACGACCTCGCCGACGACGTCCCCGTAGACGGCCCGGCTGTTCATCGACTCGCTGAAGCCGCGCCAGTGCATGACGACGAACGGCACTCCGGCGTCGGCGACGGCCGGGATCATGCCCGGGTCGGCGAGGCCGCCGCTCACGTCGTTGACCAGCGCCGCGCCGGCGGCGACGGACTGTTCGGCCACGACGGCCCGCATGGTGTCCACGGAGACGGTGACGCCCTCGGAGGCCAGTCCCCGCACGACGGGGATCACGCGTCGCAGTTCCTCGGTCTCGTCCACCCTGCTCGCGCCCGGGCGGGTCGACTCACCCCCGACGTCGATCAGGTCCGCACCTTCGGCCACCAGTTCGAGGCCGTGCTTGATCGCTGCCGTGGTGTCGAACCAGCGACCGCCGTCGGAGAAGGAGTCGGGCGTCACATTGACGACTCCCATGACCGCGCAGCGGTCCCACTCCGGCAGACCCCGAACCGTGCCCCGTCCTCGCAACGTACTCATGCGACCAGCCTAGGCCCGGCACGGGGGAGGTCGGGCCGCCCCGGTGCGGTGACCGTCACCGGACGTGGCGCCGGGCCGGGCGGGCACCGGCCCGTGGGGCCCCGCGTCGGGAGACCCCGCGTCCGGTCCGCCGCCCGGATCCGCCGCCCGGATCCGCCCGCCGCCGTTGAGCCGGATGGCGGTGCCGGCTGCTCGCTCCGTCAGCGGGAGGTGACGCCCGCGACGGTCTCCACGGCGACGTCGGCACGCGGCACGGCCTGCGCGTCCGCGTCGATCGAGCGGCGCAGGGCCTCGTGGAGTCGGGCCGGGGTGAGTACGCCCAGGAACCGGCCCGCGCCCTCCTCGTCGATGACGGCGATCCAGCCCGCGTCGTGCTGCAGCATCGTGGCGAAGGCCTGCTTGAGCGGAGCGCCGAGCGGGAGCCAGGCCTCCATGCGCCGGGCGTGCTCACGGACCGTGCCCCCGGCCGTCGTCCCGTCGCCCGTCCTTCCGTCACCCGCCGGGATCCAGCCGTGCAGGTTGTCCTGGCCGTCCAGGACGACCGCCCAGCGCGCGCCGTCGGCCCGCAGCCGTGCGGTCGCCTTCGCCAGCGGGTCGTCGAGATGGACGACCGGCGGCTGGTCCAGGTCGCTCTCCTCGATGGGTGTGACCGAGAGCCGCTTCAGCCCGCGGTCCGCCCCGACGAAGTCGGCGACGTACGGCGTCGCGGGAGCCCCGAGCACCGTGGCCGGGGTGTCGAACTGCTCGATGCGTCCGTGCCCGTACACGGCGATCCGGTCGCCGAGACGGACGGCCTCCTCGATGTCATGGGTGACGAAGAGGACGGTCTTGCGGACCTGCGCCTGCAGTTTCAGGAATTCGTTCTGCAGCCTTTCCCGTACGACCGGATCCACCGCGCCGAAAGGCTCGTCCATCAGCAGGACCGGCGGGTCGGCTGCCAGGGCCCGGGCCACGCCCACGCGCTGACGCTGACCACCGGAAAGCTGCTCGGGATAGCGGCCGCCATATACGGAAGGATCGAGTCCGACCAGATCGAGCAGTTCGCTCGCGCGCTTCCTGCCCTTTTCCCTTCCCCAGCCCAGGAGATGGGGGACGGTAGCCGTGTTCTCCAGGACCGTCTTGTGCGGGAAGAGGCCCACCTGCTGGATCACATAGCCGATACGGCGGCGGAGCCTGACGGGGTCGATGGCCGATATGTCGTCCCCGTCGAGAAATATCCGGCCGTCGGTCGGTTCGGTCAGACGGTTCACCATTTTCATGGTGGTCGTCTTGCCGCAGCCGGAAGGTCCGACGAGCGTGACCAGTTCACCCTCGGCGACCTCGAAGGAAAGGTCGTCGACGGCGGTGGTGCCGTCCTCGTACCGCTTGGTGACGTGCTCGAAACGGATCATGATTCCCCATTGTGACGCGGGTTCTGTGAAGGCCATGTTGCCGGAATACGACAGCCTCGGCGATTGTCGGTGGTCGGGGATAGGGTCTTCCAGGACCGGACCCGGGACGGCATCGCGACGGCAAACAGGAGGTGGGGACGGATGGCCGGACAGAACTGCCTGGTGGCGAACGACTGGATCTGCGGAGAGTATCTGCGTTCCCGCAGCCATGAGTTGGCCGAGGCGACCGTCCAGCACATCTGGATCACGGCGGCTTCCGTGCTGATAGGGCTCGCTGTGGCATTTCCGCTCGCGCTGCTCGCGCGCCGCGGCCGGCATTTCGCGGGCCCGGTGCTGGGGCTGACCACCGTGCTCTACACCGTGCCGTCCCTGGCGATGTTCTCGCTGCTGCTGCCGCTGTTCGGACTCTCCGCGGCGCTCGTGGTCACCGGCCTGGTGCTCTACTCGCTGACCATCCTCGTACGCAACATCCTGGCGGGCCTCGAAGCCGTCCCGCAGGAGGCCAGGGAGGCCGCGACGGGCATGGGGTACGGCCCGGTCCGGCTGCTCTGGGAGGTCGAACTTCCCCTCGCGCTCCCGGCGCTGATGGCCGGCCTGCGGATCGCCACGGTCTCGACGGTGGCGCTGACGACGGTCGGCTCCCTCGTCGGCAAGGGCGGACTCGGCAATCTCATCGAGGACGCGCTGCCGAGCTTCTTCAAGGCCCAGGTGCTCACCGCTTCCGTGCTCTGCGTGCTGCTCGCGGTGGCGGCGGACCTGCTGCTGCTCGGTGTGCAGCGTCTGCTCACCCCCTGGACCCGCATACGGACGCCCGCGAGGGCGCCCGGCGTGCCGGGCATCGCGAAGACGGAGGCCGGCTGATCCATGGGAGTCATAGGGGAGGCATGGACCTGGCTCACCACCGGCGCCAACTGGTCGGGGGACGGCGGGGCGGCGCACCGGCTGGCCGAGCACCTGTACGTCAGCGGGGTCGCCCTCGCGGTGGCCTGCCTCATCGCCCTGCCGATCGCGCTGTACCTCGGGCATGTCGGCAAGGGGGGCGGACTCGCCGTCAACCTCTCCAACGTGGGCCGGGCGGTGCCCGTGTTCGCGGTGCTGGCTCTCTTCATGATGACGCCGCTCCGCAACTCCGGCTATCTGCCCACGATCATCGCCCTGGTGCTCTTCGCCGTGCCCCCGCTGCTGACCAACGCCTACGTCGGGATGACGGAGGTGGACCGATCGGTGCTGGAGGCCGCGCGCGGCATGGGGATGTCGGGCACGCAGCTCTTCCTGCGGGTCGAGCTCCCCCTCGCCTACCCGATGATCATGACTGGCCTCCGCTCCGCCGCCGTCCAGGTCATCGCCACCGCATCGATCGCGGCGATGGTGGGTCTCGGCGGCCTGGGCAGGATCATCACCGCCGGCTTCAACACCTACGACACCGCGCAGGTCTTCGCGGGCGCCGTGCTGGTCGCCCTCCTGGCCCTGGTGGTGGAGGGCGTCCTCGTGGCGCTGGACCGGCTGCTGTCGCCCCTGCGCCGCCGCCGGACGGTATGAGCGCGCGGATTTCTCGAACTGTGCACACCATTTTTCCCGGACGGAGAACAACATGAGCAGGACCTCGCGCATAGCGGGTGCGGTCATCGGAGCGGTCGTGCTGGCGGGCTCCCTCGCCGCCTGCGGCGGCGACAGCCTGGAGAAGGAGAAGGGCGGCTCGGACACGGGAGCCGGCGCCGGCTCCGGCTCCGGGAAGGGCGCGCTGGTCGTGGGCGCCGCCGGCTTCACCGAGTCCAAGGTGCTCGCCGAGCTGTACGCCCAGGTCCTCGGCGACGCCGGGTACGACGCCTCGATCACCACGGTGAAGAACCGTGAACTGTACGAGCCCTCGCTGGAGAAGGGCGAGATCGACGTCGTACCGGAATACGCGGCGACCCTCGCGGAATTCCTGAACGCCAAGGTCAACGGAGCGGACGCGGCGGAGAAGAAGCCGGTCGCCTCGGGGGACGTGGCGGCCACCGTCACGGCCCTTGAGGAGCTCGCCGGGCCGCTCGGACTGAAGGTCCTTCCGGCGGGCGAGGCCGTCGACCAGAACGCCTTCGCGGTGTCGAAGGAATTCGCCGACAAGAACAGCCTCAAGACGCTTTCCGATCTCGGTGAATCGAAGATCAAGGTGAAGATCGCGGCGGGCGACGAGTGCGAGGTGCGCCCGTTCTGCGCGCCCGGACTGAAGAAGACGTACGGCATCGACGTCACCGGAATCGACCCCAAGGGCGTCGGCACGCCGCAGTCGAAGCAGGCGGTCAAGGACGGCAAGGACCAGTTGGTCCTCACGACCACCACGGACGCCGTGCTCGACTCCTACGGGCTGGTCTTCCTGGAGGACGACAAGAAGCTGCAGAACGCGGACAACGTCCTTCCGGTTCTCAATGCCAAGGACGCGGGAGCGCCGGAGATCGCCGAGGCGCTCGGGAAGCTCACCGAGGTGCTCAGCACCGAGGACCTCGCGGAACTGAACCGTAAGGTCGACGCGGAGCGCGCCAAGCCGGCCGATGCGGCAGGCGACTATCTCCGGTCGAAGGGGCTGATCAAGAAGTAAAAAGGCGTTCCGGAGGGGCACTTGAGAGGCTGCCAGGTAACCGGCGGGGAACAGATTGCCGGGTGGTCTCCCAAGTGGCTCGTACGCACGGTAAATTTCGGGCCATGCCACGAGGACGCCACCGCCATTCGCCGCCCCTCCACAGGATCCTGCCTCCCGCCGTGGTGGCCGGAGTGCCGGCGGTCTGTGCCGCCGGAGCCTGGCTCCTCGCGGAACCGCTGGCCCTGCGCACCCTGGTGGCCGTGACCGCTGCCGCGGCGGTCACCGGTGCCTGTCTGATGCGCAGCTGGGACCGGGCCGCGGGGCTGCGGGTCGCGGAGCTGACCCGTGCCCGGGCCAGCGACGAGTGGAAGACCGAGGAGCGCATAGCCGAGCTCGAGGCGGACCTCGAGGAATCAAGGGAACTGCGCACCCGGCTGGAGACGAAGCTGCGCCGCAAGCGCGTGGAGCTCGCCGGTCTGCGGGGCGAGCACGCCGGACTGCTGCGCCGGTACGCCAACGCGGAGACCGAGCGGGCCAGTGCGCTGGAGGGCCGTCGGCAGCTGGCCATCGAGGCGACCGCGCCGCGTGAGCTCCTTCCCGCGCGGTCCACGCCGACGCCGGGCGCGTATCTGCGTGCCGCCCAGGCCCTGCGGGACCTGCCCCGCAACGCGGCACTCCAGGAGGCGCGCGGCACGGCCGAGCTGGCCCGCCGGCGCGACCTCGCCGAAAGGTCCGCGGAGCGGGACCCGGAGGGCGACGGCCCGAAGGGGAAGCACGCGGCGGTCGCCGGAGCGGGTGACCTCCAGCACCGCCGTCCCCAGCCCGCCCCGCCCGCACCGCAGCTGTCGCCCGCAGCCGTGCGCCCGCCCCGCGCCGTACCCGCGGCGTCCGCCGTCGTCCCGTACGCCGCGGCGCGCCGTCACCTCGTCCCGCAGGGGAGCTTCGACTTCTTCGGCACGCAGAAGGCGACCGCCGCGATCGAGTCCGTGCAGAACGAGGACCTCGCGGACGTGGTGGGCGAGGAGGCGCTGGCGGCGCACCGTACGGGCACGGCCGAGAACCGTGCCGTCGGCAAGGTGATCGACCTGACGGCGCACGACGACACCGAGCAGCTCGAGGTCGTCGAGCTGCGCAGCGCGATCTCCTCGTAGCCCGGGGCCCGTCGGCGCCGGGGCGGCCGGCGTCACCGGCCGCACGGTCTCCGAGGCCGGTGGCGCGAGCTACTTGTCGATGTCTCCGACGACGAAGAAGAGCGAGCCGAGGATCGCCACCATGTCGGCGACGAGCGTGCCCGGCAGCAGTTCGGTGAGCGCCTGGATGTTGTTGAACGAGGCGGAGCGCAGTTTCAGCCGGTACGGGGTCTTCTCGCCCGTGGACACCAGGTAGTAGCCGTTGATGCCCAGCGGGTTCTCGGTCCAGGCGTACGTGTGGCCCTCCGGCGCCTTGAGCACCTTGGGCAGCCGCTGGTTGATGGGACCGGGAGGCAGGTCGGCCATCCGGTCCAGGCAGGCGTCGGCGAGGTCCAGGGCGTTGTGCGTCTGTTCCAGCAGGCACTCGAAGCGGGCCAGGCAGTCGCCCTCGGTCCGGGTGACGACCCTGAGGGTGTCCTGGAGCTCCCCGTACGCGAGGTACGGCTCGTCGCGCCGCAGGTCGAAGTCGACGCCGGAGGCCCTGGCGATCGGCCCGGACACCCCGTAGGCGTGCACGGCCTCGGCGGACAGGACGCCCACCCCGCGGGTGCGGCCCCGGAAGATCTCGTTGCCGAGCACCAGCCGGTCGTACACGTCCATGCGTGAACGCACCGATGCCACGGCGTCCCTGGCCCGGCCGAGCCAGCCCGCCGGCAGGTCCTCCTTGAGACCGCCGACGCGGTTGAACATGTAGTGCATGCGGCCGCCGGAGACCTCCTCCATCGCGGCCTGGAGCTCCTCGCGCTCCCGGAACGCGTGGAACATCGGGGTGATCCCGCCGAGTTCGAGGGGGTAGGAGCCCAGGAACATCAGATGGTTGAGGACCCGGTTCAGCTCGGCGAGCAGCGTCCTCGTCCAGACGGCGCGCTCGGGCACCTCCATGCCGAGCATCCGCTCGACGGCCATGACGACCCCGAGCTCGTTGGAGAACGCCGACAGCCAGTCGTGGCGGTTGGCGAGCATGATGATCTGGCGGTAGTCCCTGGCCTCGAAGAGCTTCTCGGCGCCCCGGTGCATGTAGCCGATGACGGGTTCGGCCTGCTGGATCCGCTCGCCGTCCAGGACGAGCCGCAGCCGGAGCACACCGTGGGTGGAGGGGTGCTGCGGACCGATGTTCAGCACCATGTCGGTGCTCTCCGCCGCGCCGCCGATGCCGATCGTCGTCTCCGTCATGCGGGACAGTATCCCTCCTCACGGTCCGGGACCCGATGCCGCAGCCAGCCGAAGTCGCCCAGCCCGCCCCGGGCCGTGAGCTCCGCCGCCTCCCCCGCCGAGGCGAGCGCCCGCACATAGCCGACGGGATCGGCCGACGCCTGTGCCAGCGGTGGACGTCCGCCGCCGACGCCCAGTTCCCTCAGCGCCGTCCGCTGGTCCAGGAGCTCGGCCGTACCGCCCGCGGCCGCCGCGCAGGCGTCCAGTGCCACGTGCGAGGTCAGGTCGCAGCTCCCGTCGGGCACCGGCGGCACCTCACGGCCGTCCCGGAACCCGGTGAGCGTGCCGAACGGCGGCCTCGACGCCCGTACATGGGCGTAGTCCACCGCCACCGCGGCTCCGCCGGCCAGCGAGTCGACCGCTCGTGCCCAGGCCTCGTCGCGGGGACGGCCGATCTCCGCGCGCTCGCCGGGCCGGGTCAGCGGCCACCAGCGGCTCAGCCAACGGGCGTCCGCCCCGGTCACCGTGTCGCCGAGCCGCTCGGTGCCGTCGGTCCCGCGCACGAGCACGTAGCGGGGTACCCCGTCCGCGTCGGCCTCGGCGACATCCGTGGGCACGTTGTCCAGCCATTCGTTGGCGAACAGCAGTCCCCGTACTTCCCGCGGGAGTTCGGCGCGCCACTCGACGGCCGGGTCCAGACCCGGCGGGCGCGGGGCGATCTCCACGGCGTACGCCCGTACGGTGAGGCCGGGGGCCAGGGATCCGTCCCGCAGCGCGGCCAGCACTCCGGTCAGCAGCTCGCCGCGCCCCGCTCCCACGTCGACCAGGTCGACCGAGTCCGTGCCCAGCTCCCGCGCCGTGCCCGCCAGCAGCCGGGCGACGGCGGTGGCGAACAGGGGGGAGACGTGCACCGAGGTGCGGAAGTGCCCCACCGGGCCCTCGGGGCGCCGGTAGAACCCCTCTTCCCCGTACAAAGCGGTCTCGGCCGCTTCCTGCCAGAGGCACCAGTCATACGTCACGTAGGCAAGTCTCCACCTTGGGGAGTACGGTCCCAGGACCCGGATCGGCCCTTCGGCTGACCCGGGCACCGATCAGCTGTCCCTACGCTGGGTAACGTGCAGCGCTTCTACGATTTCATCCGCAGACACCCGACGGGCGTCGACATCCTCTGGGCTGTCCTCCTCCTCGGGTTCTCCGGCGTGTCCATCGTGACCGACCAGATCGGTGCCGGCCTGGAGCGCGTCGCCGGGGTGCCGATCGCCGTCGGCCTGTCCGTCGTGGTCGCGCTGCGCCGCCGCTTCCCGGAGAGGATGCTGCTGCTCGCCATCCTGATGGGACTTGCCCAGCTGGCGCTCGGAGTACGGCCGGACGTGGCGGACTTCGCCATGCTGGTGATCACGTACACGGTGGCCACGGTGGGGGAGCGCTGGGCGTCCCGGCTCGCCCTCGGATGCAGCCTGGCCGCGGCGGGGATCTCGCGTCTGCGCTGGCCCGACGACGCACCGTACGGCGGCTGGGCGCAGTCGCTCGGCTACGTCGTGATCATGACCGTGCCCTTCGTCCTGGCCTGGGTGCTCGGCGACTCCATACGCACCCGGCGGGCCTACTTCAGTCAGCTGGAGGAGCGGGCCGCACGGCTGGAGCGGGAGCGCGAGGCGCAGTCGAAGGTGGCCGTGGCCGCCGAACGGGCCCGTATCGCCCGCGAACTGCACGACGTCGTCGCGCACAACGTCTCGGTGATGGTGGTCCAGGCGGACGGCGCCGCGTATGTCATGGACTCGTCCCCGGATCAGGCCCGGCAGGCGCTGGAGACCATCTCCGGCACGGGCCGTCAGGCGCTGGCCGAGATGCGGCGGCTGCTCGGGGTCCTCAGGACCGGGGATGCCCAGGAGGGCGGGGAGTACGTTCCCCAGCCCGACGTCGAACAGATCGAGGAACTCGTCGGCAAGGTCAGGGAGACCGGCCTCGCGGTGGACTTCAGGATCGAGGGCACCCCGCGCCCGCTGCCGAGCGGGGTCGAGCTGACCGCGTACCGCATCGTCCAGGAGGCGCTCACCAACACCCGTAAGCACGGCGGCCCGGACGCCGGGGCGAGCGTGCGGCTGGTCTACTTCGACGACGGGCTGGGCCTGCTCGTCGAGGACGACGGCCGCGGCGCCCCGCACGAGCTCTACGAGGACGGCGGCGCCGACGGTGCGGGGCAGGGGATGATCGGGATGCGCGAGCGGGTCGGCATGGTCGGCGGCACGCTCGACGCGGGCCCGCGTCAGGGCGGCGGGTTCCGGATCAGCGCCCTGCTCCCGCTCAAGCCGGCCGAACAGTGACTGCCAGGACTGGAGACCCCATGGCGATCCGCGTGATGCTCGTCGACGACCAGGTGCTGCTGCGCACCGGCTTCCGGATGGTGCTCGCCGCCCAGCCGGACATGGAGGTCGTCGCGGAGGCGGGCGACGGGGCCGAGGCGGTCGAGATCCTGCGGTCCACAGCCGTCGACGTGGTGCTGATGGACGTCCGCATGCCGAGGCTGGACGGTGTCGAGGCGACCCGGCGCATCCGCGCGCGGACCGATCCGCCCAAGGTGCTGATCCTGACCACGTTCGACCTGGACGAGTACGCGTTCTCCGGACTCAAGGCGGGCGCCAGCGGGTTCATGCTCAAGGACGTGCCGCCCGGCGAACTGCTCTCCGCCATCCGTTCGGTGCACAGCGGGGACGCCGTCGTGGCACCGTCCACGACCCGCAGGCTGCTCGACCGGTTCTCGCCGATGCTGCCGAGCGGCAGCAAGGAGCCGCAGCACAAGCACGTCGAGAAGCTGACGGGGCGCGAGCGCGAGGTGATGATGCTGGTCGCCCAGGGGCTGTCGAACGGCGAGATCGCGGGCCGTCTGGTGCTGTCCGAAGCGACGGTGAAGACCCACGTGGGCCGCATCCTCACCAAGCTCGGCCTGCGCGACCGCGTTCAGGTGGTCGTGCTCGCGTACGAGACGGGCCTGGTCAGGGCCGGCGGCGGGGCCGGCTGACCGACGGGCCGGCTGATCCGGCGGGTCACGGCGGGGCGCCGCTCACCGCAGTACTCCCTCCAGGAAGTCGCTGCCCAGCCGCGCCACGACGGTGAGGTCCAGCGAGTGCAGGACGTACCGGCCGCGTCGCCGGGTGGTGGCCAGGCCGGCCTTCTTGAGCACCCCCAGGTGGCGGGAGACCTCGGGGGGCGTGATGCCGAGCGAGTCGGCGAGCTCACCGGTGGTGTACGGGGAACGGGCCAGGTTGCGGCAGATCCGCATCCGCAGGGGATGGGCCAGCGCTTCCAGCCGGAGCTGGAGCAGCTCGACGGAGGCGGGGGAGGGCAGCTCCGGGCGGTGGACCGGGTAGTGGATCACCGGACGCCAGCCGGGGGCGTGCAGCACCATCAGATGAGGCCAGCCGAAGCTGGTCGGGACGAGGGTGAGGCCGGTGCCCGCGGCCGATCCCGTGGCGTCGGTCCGGCCCGTGGACAGCTTGTCGGCGCTGATCCTGCCGATCTCCTCGTCCAGGGACAGGGCTGCGGAGACGGCTTCCAGGGCCGCGCCGACGCCCTTGCGCCGCAGCAGCTCGGTCTTGTGCCGTGCGTCGGCGGCCAGCTGGACCTGTACACGCCGCCAGGTGTCGGCGAAGAAGGCCTGGTCGCAGTCCTCCAGGAGGCGCCGGATCCAGATGCGTACGGCGGCGGGGTCGGCCAGCAGCTGCCGGGTGAAGTCCAGCTGTTCCGGTCCCCTGGCGGTCGCCATCTCGACCGCGCGCGCCCGCGTCCGCGCGTCGGTGAGCGGGGAGGGGCCTCCGGTGTCGTACAGACTCGAACAGGTGAATTCCAGGGCGGCCGAGACGAACCGTTCGTCGTCGAGTTCGTCCAGGATGTCGAGGTCCTCGGCGAGCGTCGAGCCGGTCCTGCCGTCCCCGCCGCGGACACCGGCGAACGGCATGAAGATGTCGGAGAAGGTGTTCCGCCACAGGAACTCGGCCTCGTGCAGCCGGTCCGCGAGGTCCGGCTCCAGGGCCGCGGAGGTCGCGGTCGTCCAGCCGTGCAGGCCGGGGTGGTGTCCGGGCTCGGAAAGGGCATGGAGGGCCAGCCCCAGCTCGGCGAGGGGGGAGGTCTCGAAAACTATGCGCTCGGGAGGCAGGCCGGCGATGTCGATGTGCACGCTCACCCCTCCATGGTGCGGGGTGCCGGGACGGTTCCGGACGCCACTTGACTGCGGTCGTCAATCCACGGGCGGACCCGCCGGGCCGGAGCCAGGCTGGATGCATGGACATCGTTCAGCAGTACATGCTCGACAGCTACCGGGCCGCGCGGCGCGGTGAGGCGCCGCCCCCGCCGCCCGGCTCCCACGACCGCGAGGTCCTGCGCGGGATCCGCAGCCGTATCCGTGCCTGGGCGGCTGCACACCGGCCGCCCCTGGCCTGAGGCGGGGCCGGGGCCCGCCGCTCCGCGCGGCGCCTCCTCGGGCGGCCGCGGGCGGGCCCGCCTCCGGTTCCGCC
The DNA window shown above is from Streptomyces sp. Alt3 and carries:
- a CDS encoding DUF5937 family protein codes for the protein MHIDIAGLPPERIVFETSPLAELGLALHALSEPGHHPGLHGWTTATSAALEPDLADRLHEAEFLWRNTFSDIFMPFAGVRGGDGRTGSTLAEDLDILDELDDERFVSAALEFTCSSLYDTGGPSPLTDARTRARAVEMATARGPEQLDFTRQLLADPAAVRIWIRRLLEDCDQAFFADTWRRVQVQLAADARHKTELLRRKGVGAALEAVSAALSLDEEIGRISADKLSTGRTDATGSAAGTGLTLVPTSFGWPHLMVLHAPGWRPVIHYPVHRPELPSPASVELLQLRLEALAHPLRMRICRNLARSPYTTGELADSLGITPPEVSRHLGVLKKAGLATTRRRGRYVLHSLDLTVVARLGSDFLEGVLR